The stretch of DNA CGCGGAGCTGAAACCTCCGCGCGCCGGTGCACGTAGAGCCAGGCAGCACCGCACCCTCTCCCCGACACACCCACAGGACCCCGCATGGATCCAGAAAGCATCGCCCCCATGATCGTAATGGTCACCGGGATCGTGACCACCGGCGGGGTGCTCATCCTCCGCCCGCTCACCAAGCGCCTCGGCAACCTGATCGACGTCATGACGCGCGAGCGGCGCCTCCCGGACCGCGGCGCCGAGATCGCCCAGATCCGGGAGCTGATGCAGAGCATGGACGCGCGGATCTCGCTCATCGAGGAGCGCCAGGACTTCGCCGAAGCCCTCCTCTCCTCGGCCGAGACGAGGCGGCCGGCCGCCCTCGGGCGCCGCGCCGGGAACGGCGACGACGCCTGACTCCCGCACTTTCGCACTTCGCACTTCGCACTCCCGCACTTTCGCACTTCCCCGCCCGGGTGCCGCCAGACGGCACCCGGGCTTATTCTTCATGGTTCCAGCCGTCCCGACCACCGCTGCATCCGATGTCGACCACGCTGCGCCACCCCGAGCCACGCACTCCCCGCCGGCGCCGCTCCCGGGACCGGCGCCGCGGCGCGCTCTTCCTCCGGGAGCTGCGGCAGCTCCTCGCGGTGGCGGGGCCGCTCGTGGTCAGCCAGCTCGGCCAGGTGGGAATGAGCACCGCGGATACCATCATGGTGGGGCCGCTGGGCGCGGACGCGCTCGCGGCCGCGGGGCTGGGAAGCGCGCTGCACGTCGCCATGCTCATGCTCTTCACCGGCACGGTGCTGGGGATGACGCCGCTGGTGAGCCAGGCCTTCGGCGCGGGCGACCGAGAGCGCTGCCGCGAGGTGCTGATGCAGGGGCTCTGGCTGGCGCTGGCGCTGAGCGTCCCACTGGCGTGGCTCACCTTCCTGGGCGGCGACATCGCCCGCTTCTTCGGGCAGAAGCCCGGCGTCGCCGAGCTGGCCGGTGAGTACATGGACGCCCTGGCCTGGGGAGCGCTCCCCGCCCTGCTCTTCCTGGCCTTCCGGCAGTTCATGGAGGGGATGGGGATCACCGCCCCGGCCATGGTCATGACCTTCGTCGGGCTGGCCGTGAACGTCGCCGCCAACGCGGCGCTCATCTACGGGGTGGAGGGGTGGGTCCCGGCGCTGGGGTTGGTGGGGAGCGGCTGGGCGACGACCATCACCCGCTGGGCGATGCTCGCGGCCATGGTGGGATACCTCCTCCTCCACCCGCGCTTCCACCCGTTCCGCGGCGTGAGCTGGCGCCCGCACGCCGCGCTGCTGCGGCGGATCACCGCCATCGGCGCCCCCATCGGCGCGCAGCTCGGCGTGGAGGTGGGGCTCATCTCCTTCACGGCGGTGATGGTGGGATGGTTCGGCCCGGTGGAGCTGGCGGCGCACCAGGTCACCATCAACCTGGCGAGCGTCACCTTCATGGTCGCGCTGGGGGTGAGCCTGGCGGGCTCCATCCGGGTGGGGCAGCACGTGGGGGCGGGGAGCGAGCGCGGGGTGCGGCGCGCAGTGGCGGCCACCTACCTGTGCGCGGTGGGGTTCATGTCGCTCACGGCGGTGGCCTTCTTCCTCTTCCCGCGGGAGCTGGTGGGGCTGTACACCTCCGACCCCGGGATCGTCCGGGTCGCCACCTCGCTGATGGTGGTGGCGGCCTTCTTCCAGGTGTTCGACGGAGCGCAGGTGGCGGGGCTGTGCGCCCTGCGCGGCGCCTCGGACACACGCGTCCCCATGCTGATGGCGGTGGCGGGGTACTGGGGGATCGGGGTCGCGGTGGGATACCTGCTGGGCTTCCACACCACCCTGGGACCGGCCGGGGTGTGGGCGGGGCTCAGCGCCGCGCTCGCGACCGTGGCGGTCCTCCTCGCCTGGCGGGTGCGGCGGGTGCTCTGGTGACGGGGCAGCGCACACCGCCGTCTGAAACTTCCGCAGGGATGCTCCCGTAGTCGCCCCTGAGCAGGGCACAGTCCCCGACCCGAACCCCAGCACACTTCACGATGCTTTCTCACCTGGCCCTCCTGAGTACGACACTCCTCGCGCCGCCCGCGGACTCCCTGAAGTCCGTGAGCGCCGTTCGCATCCCCGCGGGGGAGACCCCCACGGTGGACGGCCGCCTGGACGAGGCGGTCTGGAGCCGCGCCGAGCCGGCGAGGGGCTTCATCCAGAACGCCCCCAAGGCGGGGGCGCCGGCCTCGCAGGACACCGAGGCGTGGGTGGCGTACGACGACCAGGCCGTCTACGTGGCGGTGCGGATGTACGACACGCGCCCGGACTCGATCGTGGGGCAGCTCGCCCGGCGCGACGCCGACATCTACTCCGACTGGGTCCAGGTCGGCTTCGACTCGTTCCACGACCGGCGCACCGCCTACATGTTCGGGGTGAACCCGCGCGGGGTGAAGCAGGACTTCTACCTGTTCGACGACACGAACAACGACAGGGGCTGGAACGCCGTGTGGGACGCGGCGGCACGGGTGGACTCGCTGGGGTGGACGGCTGAGTTCCGCATCCCGCTCTCCCAGCTCCGCTACAGCGCCCGCGACCTGGCCGGGGGGAGGGTCTGGGGCTTCAACGTGCGGCGCGAGGTGGCCCGCACGCGCGAGGAGACGTTCTGGGCCCCGGTCCTCCCCAACGTGGCGGGGGTGGTGTCGCGCTTCGGCGAGCTGCGGGGCCTCTCCGGGCTCCCCTCGCCGCGCAACCTCGAGGTGCTCCCGTACACGTCGGCGCGGCTCACCCGCGCCCCGGAAGAGCCGGGGAACCCCTTCTACAGACGCAACGATCCCGGCGCGGGAGTCGGCGCGGACGTCAAGTACGGGATCACCTCCAACCTGACGCTCACCGCGACCGTCAACCCGGACTTCGGGCAGGTGGAGGCGGACCCCTCGCAGGTGAACCTCACCGCGTACGAGAGCTTCTTCTCGGAGCAGCGGCCCTTCTTCGTGGAGGGGGCAGACATCTTCCGCTTCGGGCTGGGCGCCGGGGACGGCGACTTCGGCTCGGAGGCGCTCTTCTACTCCCGGCGCATCGGGCGCTCGCCGCAGGGCGTGGGCGACCGGGTCCCCGGCCGCGCGGAGTTCAGGGACGTGCCGGAGGTCAGCAACATCCTGGCGGCGGCGAAGGTCACCGGCCGCACGCAGAGCGGGTGGTCGCTGGGCTTCATGGACGCGGTGACCGGGCGCGAGGAGGCCCGCTTCATCCACCCCGGAACCGGCCAGCGGGCCAGCGTGGCGGTGGAGCCGCTCACCAACTACGGGGTGGCGCGGGTGATCCGCGCCTTCCGGCAGGGGCAGAGCGCGGTGGGCGGGATCGTGACCACCGTGCACCGCGACCTGCGCGAGGAGGACCGCCTGGACTTCCTCCGCTCCTCCGCGTACGCGGGCGGAGTGGACGCGCGTACCCGATACGGCGGCGGGAACTACGAGATCCGCGGGTGGGTGCTGGGGAGCAGCGTGTACGGCGACAGCGCCGCCCTCTGGCGCACCCAGCGCTCCTCCACGCGCTTCTTCCAGCGCCCCGGCGCCGACCACCTGGAGCTGATCCCGAACCGCGGCTCGCTCGCCGGGTGGGCGGCGAACGTGGAGACGTACAAGATGGGCGGGGGGAACTGGCGCTGGGCCACGGTGCTGAACGCGCGCTCCCCGGGCTTCGAGGCCAACGACCTGGGCTTCCAGCGCGACGCCGACCAGGTGCTCTGGGCCGGGAACCTCCGCTACCAGCAGAGCACGCCGGGACGCACCTTCCGGAACTGGAACCTGGGGACCAACCTCTGGACGGGGTACACCTTCGGCGGCGAGCGGACGGCTCTGGGGGGGAACGCCAACGGGAGCTTCCGCCTCCTGAACTTCTGGGGGGCCCACGGCGGGCTCAACTTCGAGCGCCCGGTGGTGAGCGTGCGCGCGCTCCGCGGCGGGCCGTCGCTGGAGGTCCCCGCCTCGTACAACGCCTGGAGCGGGCTCAGCAGCGACAGCCGGAAGGAGGTCTACGGCTCCCTGAACGCCAGCGGCGGATGGAGCGAGGAAGAGGACGGCTACAACTGGAACCTCAGCACCTCGCTGACCTGGCGTGCCTCCACGAGGAGCAACCTGTCGCTCCGTCCCTCGTACTCGCGGTCGCTCAACACCTGGCAGTTCGTCCCGCTGTCCTCGCGGGACGACGGCCGGCCGCACTTCGTCTTCAGCCGCCTGGACCAGACCACCGCGGCGCTCACCGCCCGGCTGAGCTACACCTTCACCCCGAACCTGTCGCTGCAGCTCTACGCGCAGCCCTTCCTCAGCGCGGGAGACGCGAGCGGCTTCCGCGAGGTGGCCCTGACGGGGGAGGGCGACGGGCTGCGGGTAGTGCAGGCCGCACGCTTCAGCGACCGCTTCCGCCCGCTGGGCGACCCGGCGCTCGTGAACGGAGCCTACGCCGTCGACACGGACGGCGACGGCGTGGCCAACTTCCGCTTCGGCAACCCGGACTTCAACTTCAAGGCGTTCCGCTCCAACACGGTGCTCCGCTGGGAATACCGCCCGGGCTCGACCCTCTTCGTGGTGTGGAGCCAGGGGCGCGAGGCTTTCGACCGCGACGGGCGCTTCGAACTGATGCGCGACACGCGCCGCCTCTTCGGCCTGGACGACGACCTCCCGGTCCCCAGCACCAACGTGCTGCTCATCAAGGTCAACTACTGGCTCAGCCTCTGACCCCGCAACGGAGCTCGACGATGACGAAGACGATCGCGGTGCGCGCCCTCGCCGGCGCGGCGGTGCTGGCCGGACTGGCGGCGCCCGGCGCGGCGCAGCAGGCGGAGCGGTACACGCTGCGGGGCGAGCGGGTGTCCATCCACAACCTCGCGGGCGAGGTCCGCGTGGCCGGGGGCTCCGGCTCCGGCGTGGTGGTGGAGGTCGTGCGCGGCGGCGCGGACGCCCGCGAGCTGCGCGTGGACCGGAAGCAGGTGGACGGAGCGGAGGCGCTGGTGGTGGTCACCCCCGGCGACCGGGTGGTGTACCCGCGCATGGGGCCCCGGTCCAACAGCAGCCTCAGCCTTCGCGAGGACGGCACCTTCGGGCGGGGCGGGCGCAGGGTCACGGTGACCGGCAGCGGCCGGGGGACCGAGGCATACGCGGACCTGGTCGTGCACGTCCCCGCCGGGCGCACCGTCACCCTGCACCAGGGAGTGGGGAAGGTGGATGTTTCCAACGTAGACGGCACGCTGCGCGTCAACACTGCCTCCGCCTCGGTGGCGGCCGCGGGGACGCGCGGGTCGCTCACGGTGGACGTGGGCTCCGGGAGCGTCCGGGTAGAGCGCGCCGAGGGCGACGTGGACGTGGACACCGGCTCCGGGAGCGTCCGTCTGGCGGACGTGCGCGGGCGGAAGCTCCGGGTGGACACCGGGAGCGGGTCGGTGAGCGGGACCGGCATCGCCGCCGACGAGGTGGAGGTGGACGTGGGCTCCGGGTCGGTGGACCTCTCGGGGGTCCGCGCGGAGAACCTCAAGGTGGACACGGGGAGCGGCGGCGTGCGGGTGAGCCTCGCGTCCCCCGCGCGGCGGGTGAAGATCGACACCGGATCGGGAGGGGTGCGGCTCGGCGTCCCCGCCTCGTTCAGCGCCGAGGTCGAGATCGATACCGGGAGCGGGGGGATCCAGGTGGACGTCCCCGCGCAGGCCACGCGGGTCCGGCGCGACTCCTACCGCGGCCGCATCGGGAGCGGCGAGGGGCGGCTGGAGATCGACACCGGGTCCGGGGGCGTCCGGATCACCCGGAGCTGACCGGGGCCGCCCCGCCCCGAGCGTACGAATGCCAGCGAAGCCGTCTCCCCCGCACCACCTTCCCGACGGCACCTTCCGCGTCCCCTGGCCCATGGAGGGGGCGGACGACCGGGGCGCGGCGTCGCTGCTCCGCTGGCAGTGGGAGCGGCTGACCACCCGCCTCCCGCCCAACCCCTCTCCCGGCGACCTCCCCCGCGCCGAGAGCGACGTGGCCCACCCCCGGGCCGCAGCGGACGAGGTGCGCGTCACCTGGGTGGGGCACGCCACCTTCCTGGTCCAGGCGGGCGGCCTCAACTTCCTCACCGACCCGGTGTGGAGCCGGCGCGCCTCGCCGCTCCGCTGGCTGGGTCCGGCGCGCTTCGTCCCGCCCGGGATCGCGTGGGAGCGCCTCCCACCCATCGACGCGGTGCTCCTCTCGCACGACCACTACGACCACCTGGACGACCGCACCGTCCGGCAGCTGCACGCGCGCTTCGGCGACGGGCTCCGCTGGCTCGCGCCGCTCGCCTACCGCGAGTGGCTGGGCGCGCGGGGGATCACGAACGTGGTGGAGCGGGACTGGTGGGAGGCCGCGGAGCTCACGGGCGGGGCGGGGACGCTGCGGGCCACCTGCCTCCCGGTGCAGCACTGGACGAGGCGGGGGCTCCGGGAGTTCAACGACCGCCTCTGGGGCTCCTGGATGCTGGAGGCCCCGGGCGGGCGGCGCGTCTACTTCGCGGGGGACAGCGGCTACTGGAGCGGCTTCCGCGAGATCGGGGAGCGCTTCGGGCCGCTGGACGCCGCCCTGATCCCCATCGGCGCCTACGAGCCGCGCTGGTTCATGCGCCCGGCGCACATGAACCCGGAGGAGGCGGTCCGGACCTACCTGGACCTGGGCGGCTCGGGGACCTTCGCGGCGATGCACTGGGGCACCTTCCGCCTCACCGACGAGGACCCGCTGGAGCCCCCCGTCCGCACCCGCGCCGCGTGGGCGGAGGCGGGGCTCCCGCCCGAGCGCCTCTGGATCCCCCGCCACGGGGAGACGCGCGTGGTCCCCCGCCCCGCGGAGCCCGGGTAGGCGCCTACGGGCGGGCCGGGGCGTTCCCGGCCGGCGCCTGCTGCATCGTGTCGCCCGCCGCCGTTCCGGGGTCGGCTCCGTCGATCCCCTCCAGGGGCGGCGTCGTCTGGATGGCCTCGCCGGCGACGAGCGAGTCCTGCAGCGTCGCGCCCGGGGGCAGCCCCCCCTCCTCGTCGGGGTAGCTCTGCCCCGCTTCCCCCCCGCAGGCGGCCAGGGCGGCGAGCGCGAGGGCGAGAGCGGCGGTGCGGAGGTTCGGCATGCGGTTCTCCCTGCGTGGAGGTTGCGCGGAGGGGGCGGCCCGGTGGGCCGCCCCCTCGTCGTTCACCGGCCGGAGCGCTCAGCGCATCGCGTCCGGGTTGACCAGCTGCTCGGCAAGCCGGGTCAGCCGCTGGTCGGTGCTCCCCTCCTCGTCCAGCGTCTGCTGGAGGAGCTCCGCCTGCCGGTCGAAGCCGAGGGAGCGGGCGTAGGTGCGCACTGTGCCGTACCCGGCGATCTCGTAGTGCTCCACCCGCTGCGCCGAGGTGATCAGCCCGGCGTCCATGACGTCGGAGTCCGCCTTCTTCTTCATCAGCTCCTCGCCCTCCTTGATGATCCCCTCCATGGCCTTGCAGTGGTGGCCGGAGGGCTTGGCGCCGAGGTCGTCGAACACCTGCTCCAGGCGCCGCACCTGGTCGCGCGTCACCTGCTCGTGCTCCTGGAACGCCGTCCTCAGCTCCGGATGGCTGGCCTTCTCCGCCATCTGCGGGAGCGCCTCGAGGATCTGGTTCTCGGCGCTGTACAGGTCCTTGAGCTGCTCGACGTAGAGGTCCTTCAGCGAGTCCATTTTCATGGGGCCCTCTCCTATGTTCGTGGTTTACTTACACTTACGCCGCTCTTACAGGACAACGGCGAGGCCCTGTAGGCGGATGCATGCTGCGTACCAGCGCCGCCGGAGATCGCCCGGGAGGCGGGAGTGGAGGTGGTCTGGTAGCCGAACGGCCCCGCCCCGCGGCCTCGCACCACTTTCCCGCACCGCCGCCCCGGGGTAAGATCATCTCTCCGGCCCTTCCCCTCACCGAGGTCCAGCCGATGCGCCGCAGCCTTCCCGTACTCGCCGCCCTCGCGCTCCTGGCCGCCTGCGCCTCGCTCGCGCCGGCCGGCGGCTCCCTTTCCGCCGAGCAGGAAGCGTTCTGGTCCGCGCTGCGGCAGCACTGCGGCCGCGCCTACGCCGGCACGCTCGCGCAGGGGAACGCCTCCGACACCGCGTTCGCCGGGAAGGCGCTCGTAATGCACGTCCGCCAGTGCGGCGACGACGAGATCCGCATCCCCTTCCACGTGGGGGACGACCGGTCGCGCACCTGGATCGTGACCCGCACCGCCGACGGGCTGCGCCTCAAGCACGACCACCGGCACGAGGACGGCTCGGAGGACCGCATCACCCAGTACGGCGGCGACACCCGGGGTCCCGGCACCGCCGCCAGCCAGGAGTTCTACGCGGACGCGCACACGGCGTTGCTCATCCCTGCCGCCGCCACCAACGTCTGGACGATGGAGGTGGTCCCCGGGGAGCGCTTCGCGTACGCCCTCCGCCGCGAGGGGACCGACCGCCGCTTCCGCGTCGAGTTCGACCTCTCCACCCCGGTCGCCGCACCGCCCGCGCCCTGGGGGTACTGACCGCCTCCCCATCGCTCCGCCGACCGACGATGCGCACGACCGCCCTCGCCCCGCTCCTGGCGCTCCTCGCCGCCTGCGCGCCGCGGACCGCTCCCCCCGCGTCCGCGCCTCCGCCAGCGGCGGAGCTGGTGGTGCTGGGCGCCCGCGCCTGGACCGGCGACCCCGCGCGCCCCGACGCGGAGGCGGTCGCCGTGCGGGGAGACCGGATCCTGGCCGTCGGTACGGACGCGGAGGTGCGCCGGCTGGTGGGACCCGCGACGCGGGTGATCGACGCGCGCGGCGGGATGCTGGTGCCGGGGTTCATCGACGCGCACGTGCACTTCGTAACCGGCGGCTTCCGGCTCGCCTCCGTGCAGCTTCGCGACGCCGCCACCCCGACGGAGTTCGTCGCCCGCATCCGCGACTTCGCGCGCACCGTCCCACCGGGGACCTGGATCACCGGCGGCGACTGGGACCACGAGCGCTGGGGCGGCGAGCTGCCGTCGCGCGCCTGGATCGACTCGGTCACCCCCGAGCACCCGGTGTGGGTGAACCGGCTGGACGGGCACATGGCGCTCGCCAACACCGCCGCCCTCCGCGCCGCGGGGGTCACGCACGCCACACCGGAGGTCCCCGGCGGCACCATCGTGCGGGACGCGGCCGGCGAGCCGGCGGGGGTGCTCAAGGACAACTCCATGTCGCTGGTGGACCGCGTCGTCCCCGAGCCCTCGCCCGCGATGAACGACCGCGCGCTGGACGCCGCCATGCGCCACGTGGCCGCGCAGGGCGTCACCTCCGTGCACAACGTGGGGAG from Longimicrobiaceae bacterium encodes:
- a CDS encoding MATE family efflux transporter gives rise to the protein MSTTLRHPEPRTPRRRRSRDRRRGALFLRELRQLLAVAGPLVVSQLGQVGMSTADTIMVGPLGADALAAAGLGSALHVAMLMLFTGTVLGMTPLVSQAFGAGDRERCREVLMQGLWLALALSVPLAWLTFLGGDIARFFGQKPGVAELAGEYMDALAWGALPALLFLAFRQFMEGMGITAPAMVMTFVGLAVNVAANAALIYGVEGWVPALGLVGSGWATTITRWAMLAAMVGYLLLHPRFHPFRGVSWRPHAALLRRITAIGAPIGAQLGVEVGLISFTAVMVGWFGPVELAAHQVTINLASVTFMVALGVSLAGSIRVGQHVGAGSERGVRRAVAATYLCAVGFMSLTAVAFFLFPRELVGLYTSDPGIVRVATSLMVVAAFFQVFDGAQVAGLCALRGASDTRVPMLMAVAGYWGIGVAVGYLLGFHTTLGPAGVWAGLSAALATVAVLLAWRVRRVLW
- a CDS encoding DUF5916 domain-containing protein; protein product: MSAVRIPAGETPTVDGRLDEAVWSRAEPARGFIQNAPKAGAPASQDTEAWVAYDDQAVYVAVRMYDTRPDSIVGQLARRDADIYSDWVQVGFDSFHDRRTAYMFGVNPRGVKQDFYLFDDTNNDRGWNAVWDAAARVDSLGWTAEFRIPLSQLRYSARDLAGGRVWGFNVRREVARTREETFWAPVLPNVAGVVSRFGELRGLSGLPSPRNLEVLPYTSARLTRAPEEPGNPFYRRNDPGAGVGADVKYGITSNLTLTATVNPDFGQVEADPSQVNLTAYESFFSEQRPFFVEGADIFRFGLGAGDGDFGSEALFYSRRIGRSPQGVGDRVPGRAEFRDVPEVSNILAAAKVTGRTQSGWSLGFMDAVTGREEARFIHPGTGQRASVAVEPLTNYGVARVIRAFRQGQSAVGGIVTTVHRDLREEDRLDFLRSSAYAGGVDARTRYGGGNYEIRGWVLGSSVYGDSAALWRTQRSSTRFFQRPGADHLELIPNRGSLAGWAANVETYKMGGGNWRWATVLNARSPGFEANDLGFQRDADQVLWAGNLRYQQSTPGRTFRNWNLGTNLWTGYTFGGERTALGGNANGSFRLLNFWGAHGGLNFERPVVSVRALRGGPSLEVPASYNAWSGLSSDSRKEVYGSLNASGGWSEEEDGYNWNLSTSLTWRASTRSNLSLRPSYSRSLNTWQFVPLSSRDDGRPHFVFSRLDQTTAALTARLSYTFTPNLSLQLYAQPFLSAGDASGFREVALTGEGDGLRVVQAARFSDRFRPLGDPALVNGAYAVDTDGDGVANFRFGNPDFNFKAFRSNTVLRWEYRPGSTLFVVWSQGREAFDRDGRFELMRDTRRLFGLDDDLPVPSTNVLLIKVNYWLSL
- a CDS encoding DUF4097 family beta strand repeat-containing protein; translated protein: MTKTIAVRALAGAAVLAGLAAPGAAQQAERYTLRGERVSIHNLAGEVRVAGGSGSGVVVEVVRGGADARELRVDRKQVDGAEALVVVTPGDRVVYPRMGPRSNSSLSLREDGTFGRGGRRVTVTGSGRGTEAYADLVVHVPAGRTVTLHQGVGKVDVSNVDGTLRVNTASASVAAAGTRGSLTVDVGSGSVRVERAEGDVDVDTGSGSVRLADVRGRKLRVDTGSGSVSGTGIAADEVEVDVGSGSVDLSGVRAENLKVDTGSGGVRVSLASPARRVKIDTGSGGVRLGVPASFSAEVEIDTGSGGIQVDVPAQATRVRRDSYRGRIGSGEGRLEIDTGSGGVRITRS
- a CDS encoding MBL fold metallo-hydrolase — encoded protein: MPAKPSPPHHLPDGTFRVPWPMEGADDRGAASLLRWQWERLTTRLPPNPSPGDLPRAESDVAHPRAAADEVRVTWVGHATFLVQAGGLNFLTDPVWSRRASPLRWLGPARFVPPGIAWERLPPIDAVLLSHDHYDHLDDRTVRQLHARFGDGLRWLAPLAYREWLGARGITNVVERDWWEAAELTGGAGTLRATCLPVQHWTRRGLREFNDRLWGSWMLEAPGGRRVYFAGDSGYWSGFREIGERFGPLDAALIPIGAYEPRWFMRPAHMNPEEAVRTYLDLGGSGTFAAMHWGTFRLTDEDPLEPPVRTRAAWAEAGLPPERLWIPRHGETRVVPRPAEPG
- a CDS encoding ferritin-like domain-containing protein, giving the protein MKMDSLKDLYVEQLKDLYSAENQILEALPQMAEKASHPELRTAFQEHEQVTRDQVRRLEQVFDDLGAKPSGHHCKAMEGIIKEGEELMKKKADSDVMDAGLITSAQRVEHYEIAGYGTVRTYARSLGFDRQAELLQQTLDEEGSTDQRLTRLAEQLVNPDAMR